From Myxococcales bacterium:
AAGACGTCGAGGCGCGCCTCGCCGAAAAACCGACCGATGGGTGTGACGAGTGCCAACTCCGGCGCCATCGAGCCGCCGATGGCGTGCGCGTAACCTTGGTCGGAGAGCACCGTGGGCAGACCTTCGACGCCCCGCTGACTTCGCCGAGCCGCGACGGCCAGCGACGTGACGCCCGCGAAGTTCATCGAGAGCGCCATCTGCGTGCGAAGCCGAATGGGCCCGACGACGTGCCAATTCTCCAGCGTCGTGCCGACGACCTCGACGAGAGCGATCTGATCGGTGACCGGCTCGGCGGCGCGCTGGTAGGTGTGCCACTGGTAGTCGAAGCCGGTGCCGGCGCCGACAAAGAGGCCATGCCCGCGAGGTCGCCCCGCGACGGCGGTCACGCGCTTTTCGTAGTAGCCCACGAACGACACGCGCGTTGCGACGCGCGCGTCGACGAGCCGCGCCGCGCCGGCGCCGGCTAAGCCTCCGAGGTTCGACGCCGTGGCCTCCGCGCGCATGGTGGTGAGGTTCGCGTCGTCGAGCCACACGCTCTCGCGACCCAACTCGTAGGGGCTTGGCCCATGAAAGAGGTGCGTACGCAGGCCCGCGGTGACGTCCGTGGCCACCGCCGACGAGTGACTCTCCCACGTGGGACCCACCGCAATGAACGTTCGCGCCTCAAGCTCTCCGCGGGGGACCACGGGGGCACGAAGCGGCGTCGCGTCGTCGAGCCAATCGTGCACGCGCTTGGTGGGCGCAAGGAGCGTGGCGGCGATGGCTCGACCGGTGCTCGGCGGCCCTCGCTCGAACCAGGCACCGAGCTGGATCAGCGGCTCGGCGAGCGAAGCGCCCCCGAGCGGCGTCGCGATGAGATCGTTGATGGCGACTTGTTCGCGGTACTCGCCCAACCACTCCCAGACGCCCGACGAGACGGTCGCCACGAAGAGCGAGCCCAAAGGAGCGAGCCGATTGCCGCGGGCGGCCCCGTAGTAGAGCCACCCGGCCAGCGGGTGGGTGAGCCAGTTGGTGCCGAAGCGATTCGCGTCGAAGGCGATGGCCTGCCCGCCGACCTTTTGCTGAAAGCTGTCGGCGGAGAAGGCGAGGTCCCAATCGCCGACGTTGGCCGAGCGGTTCTGAAAGTATTCGATAACCCCAGCCGAAAGGATGCCGACCTCCTCGAGTGACAAGCGGAGGTAGTCGGTGCCTGGGTCCTTCTCGTAGACGAAGACCCGATACGCTGGCGCCTCATCGCCGCGCGCGTTGCCCGCCAAGAGCGCGAGGGCGAGCCCGAGAGCGCACCTGCCGCCCCCGCGGCTACATCGTGTAGATCGCACGAATCTCCGCTCCTCGCGGCACTGGCACGAGCGCGTAGTCGAGGGTCTTTTGCACCGCCGTGTCGGGCGCTGGACGCATGTTCGAGGTGAGCCACCACGAGAGTCCGAGGCCCACCGTGGCGCCGACGGCCGCGGCGCCGAAGGTCACTCGTTGCTCCTCGCTCTCCGCGGCGAGCGAGGCGGCCGCGCCCAAGAGGCCGCCGGCGACTCCGCCGAGATCCACGAGACGCACTCGAGTGAGGCTTGGCGAAACCGTTGGGCTCGTGAGCAGCCCCGTTAGGATGCCTGCGTTGTATGCGCCGCCTCCGATGAGCAACGAGGTCTCGAGCCGCCGCCCCGGTGGAAGCAGAGCGCCGGCGCCAAAAGACGCGAGCGCGCCAGACCATACGCCCAGCGAGGTCGTGTAAGAAACGCGCCCCGGCGACGGCTTGCGTGCGAGGCCGACGGCGAGGCCGAGGCCCGCGCCGGTCGTCGCGCCCCCCCAAAGCACAGACGCGACCGTGGGCGTGTCCCAGGCGCTGGACCTCCCCGTAGTCGCGTCCACGCGTGACGCGCGCGCCGCTTGAAACCCGACGATCCACGCCGCTTGCCCGAGGCCGAGGTAGGCGCCCGCGGCAATCGACTGCGGGACACCCGGCTCGAAAGGCCGCTGCCGGTCGACGACCGCCACGGCGCCAACCGACGCGATCGTGAGGCCTGCGAAGGGCGCAACGGCGAGCGGCACACTCGCCGGCTCGGTCTCGAGAATGAACCACGCGCCCGTGCCTAGGCCGTAGAGGAACGCCGTCGCGTAGAGCACGCTGAGCTCTTCGCTGGTGCGAATCCGTGGCGCCGCGCCCTCACGAATCCGCGGCCCGTAGATGCGTTCGAGCTGCGCGAAGGCTACGCGCGAAAGCTCCGTCGCGACGCGCCGATCGGCCTCGTCGTCGGCCTCCTTGGCGAGGGCCAGAAAGCGCTCGTACGCCTCACCGGGATGCCCCGTGTCGAGGGCGCGCCGCGCGACGTCGTAGCGAGCCGCCCACGTGGCCTTCGACACAGAAGGCTCGTCGGCCAACGACGACGATGGGACCCCGGCCAAAGCGAGGGTCAGCGAGAGGACGAACGGTTGGGGCTTCATGTTGACTCCGCTAGAACCGAGCGCCGACAAAGGCGCCGATGGATCGCTCTGTGCGTTGTTCCGAGACTTCGCCGACACGCCCGGCGCGATAGCGCCCCTCAATCTCGCCGCCGACTTCGAGGTGCCGCAAGGGCCTCACGGCCAAGCGAACGCCTCCGCTCGCGCGACGATCGCTGCGCGCGATGTCGTCGGTGAGGGAGCGCTGGTCGACGTCGATGCCCTGAATTGCTTGGAAGGCCTCCCAGCGAAGGTTGGCCTCGAGAGACCACGCGCCGACGTCCAACGCGAGGGACGGAGCGACCGAAGGACCGAGGGCAAAGTAGTATTGCTCGTTCTTGAGGAGCGACGGGAGGGCCGTGGAGGTCGCCGCGGCGACCTCCGGGTGCTTGGCCAGGAAGGACGGCAGCGCGAAGGCACGAACACCGGCGAAGTCGCCGCCGAGCAGGAGGCGCGCTCGAAGACGAGGGCCGCTTAGGTAGGTCGTCGACTCGGCGAGGAGCCCGAGCACGGTCACCTTGGAGATGGTGTCGAGGGCGGCCGTACGTTCGTAGTCGTGGGCGGCAATCTCGTATGCGACGCTCAAGCCGACGAGGAAGCTCTGCCCCGAAAGCCGACCCCGGTTCAGTCGAGCGCGCTGCGTGAAGTAGCCGACGGGGCTGACGGAGGCCTCGTAGCGCGCGTCGACGATGCGCCCTTCGGCCTGACGCAGCCGTAGCCGCAAGGCCGCTGCGTTGCCGTCGTCGTAGACGTAGCTGACGTCGGCCGGCTGCCCCTCCTTGTCGAGGTTGTGGACGGCGAGGTCGACGGCGAGCCCCGCTTCGGCGCGCGTCGCGGCTCCCGCCTGAGTCACGCTCGCGACGTCCACCGCCGCTCGGAAGTCGTGCCACACGTCGGCCGGCAGGCCGAGGTCATCGGTCTCCGCGGCGCGCGCGAAGGTCGCGCCGTCGAGCGCGTCGTGTACGGCTCGCGGCCAACCGAAGAGAACCTCTGCCGCTCGCGTCGCCGGGCTCGGACGACCGCGCGCAAAGAAGGCCCCGAGCTGCGTGAACGTCTCCCCGTTTGCGACGCCGCCCCAAGGCGTTGCGATCATGTCGTTGTAGCTGGGCCGCTCGCCGATCTCGCCCAAGTATTCCCATAAGAGCGAGCCGGTGAAGGCCCAAGAGAACGACTGCGCCACCGACAAGCGGTTTCCGCGAGCTGCCAAGTAGTAGAGGGTGCCGCCGAGCGGGTGCCCGATGAAGTTCGTCCCGAAGTGGTTGGCGTCGAAGGATTGAGCGTTGCCGCGCAACTTCTCGTAGAAAAGCGTGCCGTCGTAGGCGACGCCTTGACGAAGCTGCTGCGTGCTGACGAGGTACTCCACGTACCCGAGGCTCAGGACGCCGAAGCCCTCAAGAATGGCCCGGAAGTACGATGGTGCGCCGGCGGCGACCGACGTGTAGCGAAAGGTTTGGTTGGGCGCGTCGGGGCGATTGTCGCTGTCGCCATCGGAGGCGCCCGCCAGCGCCGGCGCGGCGGGCCAGAGGAGGCCCCCCGCGAGGACGCATGCCGAAAGCAGGAGGCGCACGACGTGACGCGGGTGCATGAGCGGTGCCGTCGGCGCCGCCAGCTCCGGCGCAACCAATCCGAGTGGGCAATACACCGCAACGGGGCCTCGGCGCTCGAGCCGCTGACGCCACCGGCGCAGACCCTGCGCGCCCACGCAACGAGCGCGCACGTCGTTGGGCACGACGATTCGGTTCCTTGCGAGTCGATGATGCGTTCGCTCGACCGCCGTGGACCGTTGCCGATTCGTCAACGGCGTGTTCCGCCGACTTCAAACTTTCGGCGAAACCGTGAGCCGTCGGTGTAACCGGTCGAATGCGCTGCCGTAGGTCCGGCACATGTCGCCGGCAGTCGGTGACTTCAATTGAAGAGGCTTCATGAACTCCACGCAGACCATTTCCTTGGCGACCTCCGTTGCAAGCTTGCTCGCTCTCGCCGCTTGCAGCTCCACGAGCGAAAACGCAGCCTCGACGACGACGGGGACACAGGCCGATGCACTCGTGAAGTGCGAGGGTGTCAACTCGTGCAAGGGCCAGAGTGAGTGCCAAAGCGCGGACGGCAAGAGCGGCTGCCAGGGTCTAAACGATTGCGCCGGCAAGGGATGGATCACGATTCCTCGCTCGGAGTGCGACAAGAAGGGCGGCAAGGTTCTCGTGGCAACTGACGCCGGTGCGTCACCCGCCAGCAAGGACGCTGCCCTCGCCATTTCGGAGGGTGGCAGCAAGCCGCTCTCCCTGAAGTGCGAAGGCATCAATTCGTGCAAGGGGCAGGGCGAGTGCGCGTCGGCCGACGGAGCCAACGGCTGCAAAGGACAGAACTCTTGCGCCGGCCACGGATGGATCAGCGTCCCCAAGGAGTCCGATTGCTCGAAGAAGGGCGGCAAGCTCATCTCCTAAGGCCGATCTCCCGCGCGCAAGAGGACCTCAAACATGACCCCCTTTGGCTACGGCCTTCGTGTGCCGCACTACGCGGAGTTGCTGCGAAACGGCGCCGGCGTCCCATACGTCGAAGCCTTGACGGAGAACTTTCTCGAGCGAGGGGGTCGGCCCGCCGCCGTGTTGGAGCGCGTTCGACGAGACGCACGCGTCCTCCTCCACGGCGTCGGGCTGTCGATCGGTGGCGTTGACCCGCTGCGCAGCGATTACCTTCGGAAACTGCGGGCTCTCCGCGAGGCGGTCTTGCCGGAGGTCGTGTCGGACCACCTTTGCTTCGGGTCGTTTGGCGGTCGCCATGGGCACGACCTGTGGCCTCTGCCGTTCACGGAAGAGGCCCTCGCTCACGTCGTCAGGCGCGTGGTTGAGGTACAGGACCAACTGGGCTCGCGCATCGCCCTCGAGAACGTGTCGAGCTACGTAACCTACGCGTCCTCGGAGATGACCGAATGGGAGTTTCTCTCGGAGGTTTCGGAGCGCGCTGACTGCTTTCTGCTGCTCGACGTCAACAACGTTCACGTCAGCGCGACCAATCACGGTTTCGACGCGCGCGCGTTTGTCCGGGGACTTCCGCAGAGACGCGTCGCGCAATTTCACGTGGCCGGTCATTCGGTGCGCGAGGGGTACCTCTTCGACGACCACGGCAGCGACGTCCCCGACGTCGTTTGGCGCCTCTACCGTGAAGCCGTCGAACGCTTCGGCGCGGTCCCCTGCATCGTCGAACGCGACGAGAACGTTCCCGACCTGGCCGTGTTGGTGCAGGAGAGCGAACGAGCCGGCGCCATCGCCGCATCGGCACTCAGCGCCGCCGCCAGTGCCCTCGAGGCCACCGCATGCGCGATCGCGTTCGGGGCCGCATCATGAAGCTCGCAGCTCTCGAAGAACTCTTCTGGCGCTCCGTTCGATTCGACCCTGCGCCCCCAGAGGTGCAAGCCGAATTCGTTGGCCGAGGGTCAATCGATGCCTTCGCGCGGATGGGAATCTATCGCGCCATGTACTGGTATCGGCTGGTCCAAGCACTGTTCGATACGTTCCCTCGTGTCGCAACCCTGCTGGGAGAGAAGACCTTCACGGAGGTCTCGTGCCGGTACATTCACGCCCACCCTTCGGAGGATCCGATTCTCGAACGCTTCGGGCGACACTTTGCTGAGTTTCTCCGGGGCGAGGAGGTCGGTGCGGCTGTGGCCGACATCGCCGAGCTTGAATGGACACGCTTGGTCTCGTTCCTCTCGGAGGACGCGCGCCCGTGGTCCCTGGCGGCCGCGGCGGCGGACCTCCGAGACGCCGTTCGACTGCGCCCCGTACCGTCGCTTCGCCTGGTGAGCGTCCCCAGCGCGACGCTCGCGCTTTGGGACCGACGGGGCGCTGACGAGACCTTGACACCGCCACGGGGACTTTGTGCCGTCGCGCTGGACGTCCAGGTGCTGTGCGTTTGGCGGCGCGGCTTCGCTGTGCACCAGGTAGCGGTTCAAAGTGACGAAGCGATCGCCCTTGGCCACCTGCTTCGCGGTGAGTCCTTTGGCGTCCTGTGCGAGGCCTTCGCTTCCGCGGCAGAACCCGAGAAGCGAGCGGCGAGCGTCGTCGCCAAGTGGTTCGGCGACGAGCGCATCGCCACGCCAGAGGAGCACGTCAATTGAAGCCGATTTGTTTCGCCCTCGCGATGCTCGCCCTGGGCTGTTACAGCGCGCCCGAACACGTCGACGTCGCCGCACTGCGCTTCGAAAACGGCCCCCTCATGCGCCCCGGCGAAAACTGCCTGCGGTGCCACAAGGCGGGCGGTCAGGCGGCCCAGCATCCGTGGTCCGCGGCGGGCACCGTGTTTACGTCGTCGACGAGCGATGAGGGCGCTCCCGGCGTCACGGTGCGTGTGGTCGACGCAGACAAGAAGGAGGTGACTCTTACCACCAATGCCGCGGGGAACTTCTACACGTCCGAACCGCTTCGGGCGCCGCTTCGTCTGCGCCTCGAGCACCTTGGCCGCAGCAAGGAGATGCCCGAGGAGGCTCCCGCCGGCTCTTGCAACGCTTGTCACTCGTCGCCTGATCCGGCGGGCAAGGCGAAGGGGCGCATCTTTCTGCCGTTGGCCGACTCGAGAGCCGACGACTGAGTCTCACTCCCGGCGCCGGTCGCCCACAGCGAAGTGCGCGGCAACGGATGGGCCGTGGCGCACCGAAAATGCCCACCGCCTCGGTTGTCCATCGCGCCCGATGGCGGCTCCGATATCTTCGTTGGGCGCATGCCAACCTTCAACGCGACCTCCCTGTCCCAGGCTTTTCCGAACGCCGTGCCGGTGCCTCCCCTGCTCGAGGCTTTCGGCCAATGGGTCTCCGCTCGGCCACAC
This genomic window contains:
- a CDS encoding DUF3943 domain-containing protein — protein: MRSTRCSRGGGRCALGLALALLAGNARGDEAPAYRVFVYEKDPGTDYLRLSLEEVGILSAGVIEYFQNRSANVGDWDLAFSADSFQQKVGGQAIAFDANRFGTNWLTHPLAGWLYYGAARGNRLAPLGSLFVATVSSGVWEWLGEYREQVAINDLIATPLGGASLAEPLIQLGAWFERGPPSTGRAIAATLLAPTKRVHDWLDDATPLRAPVVPRGELEARTFIAVGPTWESHSSAVATDVTAGLRTHLFHGPSPYELGRESVWLDDANLTTMRAEATASNLGGLAGAGAARLVDARVATRVSFVGYYEKRVTAVAGRPRGHGLFVGAGTGFDYQWHTYQRAAEPVTDQIALVEVVGTTLENWHVVGPIRLRTQMALSMNFAGVTSLAVAARRSQRGVEGLPTVLSDQGYAHAIGGSMAPELALVTPIGRFFGEARLDVFRSLLDRDRYFDRYEPRVSALDERFSATAGVERTVAPNVELALKVSRTFRRSRLEEFTVTYGESAARIELAAKL
- a CDS encoding DUF3943 domain-containing protein, with protein sequence MVAPELAAPTAPLMHPRHVVRLLLSACVLAGGLLWPAAPALAGASDGDSDNRPDAPNQTFRYTSVAAGAPSYFRAILEGFGVLSLGYVEYLVSTQQLRQGVAYDGTLFYEKLRGNAQSFDANHFGTNFIGHPLGGTLYYLAARGNRLSVAQSFSWAFTGSLLWEYLGEIGERPSYNDMIATPWGGVANGETFTQLGAFFARGRPSPATRAAEVLFGWPRAVHDALDGATFARAAETDDLGLPADVWHDFRAAVDVASVTQAGAATRAEAGLAVDLAVHNLDKEGQPADVSYVYDDGNAAALRLRLRQAEGRIVDARYEASVSPVGYFTQRARLNRGRLSGQSFLVGLSVAYEIAAHDYERTAALDTISKVTVLGLLAESTTYLSGPRLRARLLLGGDFAGVRAFALPSFLAKHPEVAAATSTALPSLLKNEQYYFALGPSVAPSLALDVGAWSLEANLRWEAFQAIQGIDVDQRSLTDDIARSDRRASGGVRLAVRPLRHLEVGGEIEGRYRAGRVGEVSEQRTERSIGAFVGARF
- a CDS encoding DUF692 domain-containing protein, whose protein sequence is MTPFGYGLRVPHYAELLRNGAGVPYVEALTENFLERGGRPAAVLERVRRDARVLLHGVGLSIGGVDPLRSDYLRKLRALREAVLPEVVSDHLCFGSFGGRHGHDLWPLPFTEEALAHVVRRVVEVQDQLGSRIALENVSSYVTYASSEMTEWEFLSEVSERADCFLLLDVNNVHVSATNHGFDARAFVRGLPQRRVAQFHVAGHSVREGYLFDDHGSDVPDVVWRLYREAVERFGAVPCIVERDENVPDLAVLVQESERAGAIAASALSAAASALEATACAIAFGAAS
- a CDS encoding putative DNA-binding domain-containing protein, producing the protein MKLAALEELFWRSVRFDPAPPEVQAEFVGRGSIDAFARMGIYRAMYWYRLVQALFDTFPRVATLLGEKTFTEVSCRYIHAHPSEDPILERFGRHFAEFLRGEEVGAAVADIAELEWTRLVSFLSEDARPWSLAAAAADLRDAVRLRPVPSLRLVSVPSATLALWDRRGADETLTPPRGLCAVALDVQVLCVWRRGFAVHQVAVQSDEAIALGHLLRGESFGVLCEAFASAAEPEKRAASVVAKWFGDERIATPEEHVN